Proteins encoded in a region of the Salinicoccus sp. RF5 genome:
- a CDS encoding cytochrome c, whose product MKKFWLLMSFAMVLVLGACGGDSGGDSEEATDEATTEETTMEESTEEETEESTEESNSADAGDSELAQEAYQQNNCMSCHGEDLEGASGPALTDVGSRLSEDEIRTTIEEGGNGMPSGLVSDEEELDALVQWLSTQTGE is encoded by the coding sequence ATGAAAAAGTTCTGGTTACTTATGAGTTTTGCGATGGTGCTTGTACTTGGTGCTTGTGGCGGAGATTCCGGCGGGGATTCAGAAGAGGCGACTGATGAAGCAACAACTGAAGAGACGACAATGGAAGAGAGCACCGAAGAGGAGACTGAGGAAAGTACTGAGGAGTCCAACAGTGCAGATGCCGGCGATTCAGAGCTTGCACAGGAAGCATACCAGCAGAACAACTGCATGAGCTGTCACGGTGAAGACCTGGAAGGTGCAAGCGGTCCGGCATTGACGGATGTAGGCAGCCGCCTTTCAGAGGATGAAATCCGCACGACGATTGAAGAGGGCGGGAACGGCATGCCGTCCGGACTGGTAAGTGATGAAGAGGAACTGGATGCGCTTGTCCAATGGCTGTCCACTCAGACCGGTGAATAG
- the prfB gene encoding peptide chain release factor 2 (programmed frameshift), giving the protein MELYEIRNFIGDMHGKLDDFRGSLDLEEKEVQIKEYEERMTEPGFWDNQEEAQQVIDSNNNLKRVVDEFHNIEAAVEDIEVSYELLKEENDEDMYRTLEENVAQVRAQIEAFELNMLLNNEHDGLNAILELHPGAGGTESQDWAEMLLRMYQRYADQQGFKVETLDYQAGDEAGVKSVALLIKGLNSYGLLKAEKGVHRLVRISPFDSSGRRHTSFVSCEVTPQFENQDIKIEVKPEEISVDTYRASGAGGQHVNTTDSAVRITHHPTGIVVTCQNERSQIKNRDQAMTMLKSKLYQRELEEQRAEIDAIKGEQKEIGWGSQIRSYVFHPYSMVKDHRTNMEVGNTDKVMDGDIGPFIDAYLRMTMDDEG; this is encoded by the exons ATGGAATTGTATGAGATAAGGAATTTCATTGGCGACATGCACGGGAAACTTGATGACTTCAGGGGGTCTCTT GACTTAGAGGAAAAAGAGGTCCAGATCAAGGAGTATGAAGAAAGGATGACCGAGCCTGGTTTCTGGGATAACCAGGAAGAGGCGCAACAGGTCATCGACAGCAACAACAACCTGAAACGGGTGGTCGATGAATTCCACAACATTGAAGCAGCCGTTGAGGATATTGAAGTTTCGTATGAGCTGCTTAAAGAGGAAAACGATGAAGACATGTACCGTACCTTGGAAGAGAACGTGGCACAGGTGCGCGCCCAAATCGAGGCATTCGAACTCAACATGCTCCTGAACAACGAGCATGATGGACTGAATGCGATACTTGAGCTCCACCCCGGCGCCGGCGGTACCGAATCCCAGGACTGGGCGGAGATGCTGCTGCGCATGTACCAGCGCTATGCTGATCAGCAGGGCTTCAAAGTCGAAACGCTCGATTACCAGGCCGGGGACGAAGCAGGTGTCAAAAGTGTCGCGCTGCTGATTAAGGGACTCAACAGCTATGGGCTGCTGAAGGCCGAGAAGGGCGTGCATCGTCTTGTGCGCATCTCGCCTTTCGATTCATCAGGCAGACGGCACACCTCATTCGTTTCATGTGAAGTTACACCGCAGTTTGAGAACCAGGACATCAAGATTGAAGTGAAGCCTGAAGAGATCAGTGTCGACACCTACCGTGCAAGCGGGGCCGGTGGACAGCACGTCAATACGACCGACTCTGCAGTGCGGATCACCCACCACCCGACCGGCATTGTCGTCACATGCCAGAATGAGCGGTCACAGATCAAAAACCGCGACCAGGCGATGACGATGCTGAAGTCCAAGCTGTATCAGAGGGAGCTTGAGGAGCAGCGGGCAGAAATCGATGCGATCAAGGGTGAGCAGAAGGAAATCGGATGGGGCAGTCAGATCCGCTCCTACGTCTTCCACCCCTATTCAATGGTGAAGGATCATCGTACGAATATGGAGGTTGGAAACACTGACAAGGTCATGGACGGTGATATCGGTCCGTTCATTGATGCCTATCTCCGAATGACGATGGATGATGAAGGATGA
- the secA gene encoding preprotein translocase subunit SecA, translating to MGILDKIYDGNKRELKSLRKVADKVEEYKEDFAKLSDEQLRAKTDEFKEKLGGAKDEKQQEKMLDDILPEAFATVREASKRTLGLEPYPVQIMGGVTLHKGDIAEMKTGEGKTLTATMPVYLNALTGKGVHVITVNEYLSATQMEEMSVLYNFLGLSVGLNLNAKNSEEKREAFAADITYTTNNELGFDYLRDNMVTYKKDRVLRGLNYAIIDEVDSILIDEARTPLIISGKADQSNTQYIQANAFVKMLKEDEDFTYDVKTKNIQLNDEGMEKAEKWFKVENLYDVKHVNLLHHINQALKAHFSMQRDIDYVVEEEKIVIVDQFTGRKMKGRRFSDGLHQAIEAKEGVDIQNESKTMASITFQNFFRQFNKLSGMTGTAKTEEEEFLNIYNMKVTMIPTNKPIARTDRTDKIYSTKEYKFKHVIDEVVERYRQGQPVLIGTVAVETSEYISELLRKKGIRHNVLNAKNHEREAEIIANAGKKGAVTIATNMAGRGTDIKLGEGVKEVGGLAVIGTERHESRRIDDQLRGRAGRQGDVGVSTFYLSLEDDLMRRFGSERMQSTMQRLGMAEEELTSKMIARAVESAQKRVEGNNFDSRKKLLEYDDVLRRQREIIYEERNEIIDKEDVREQLMGMIESSVERTTNYYILEDEELRDYEQFIKTVEDMYLTEASIEVGDVRGKESEEIVPLILEKIEHELAEKEERLGAEKMRLFERMMMLRTIDQKWVEHIDSMDQLRTGIHLRSYGQINPLREYQNEGLQMFEDMLVSIEDDTAKYVMKTEVKSDEEIRREQVIDKGEMHAGDSKEKVKKGPVKKEMKVGRNDPCPCGSGKKYKNCHGK from the coding sequence ATGGGTATTTTGGATAAGATCTACGACGGCAATAAACGGGAGCTGAAATCACTTCGTAAAGTTGCTGATAAAGTAGAGGAATATAAAGAGGATTTCGCCAAGTTGAGCGATGAGCAGCTCAGGGCGAAGACGGATGAATTCAAGGAAAAGCTTGGCGGGGCCAAAGATGAGAAGCAGCAGGAGAAGATGTTGGATGACATCCTCCCTGAAGCCTTTGCGACGGTGCGGGAAGCCTCAAAGCGCACACTGGGGCTGGAACCATATCCTGTTCAGATCATGGGCGGGGTGACCCTCCACAAAGGGGACATCGCCGAGATGAAGACGGGTGAAGGTAAGACCCTCACTGCAACGATGCCAGTCTATCTGAATGCCCTGACCGGAAAGGGTGTCCATGTCATCACAGTCAACGAATACCTTTCTGCCACGCAGATGGAAGAGATGTCGGTCCTGTATAATTTCCTCGGCCTCAGCGTAGGACTGAACCTCAATGCGAAGAACAGCGAGGAGAAGCGTGAGGCATTTGCTGCTGATATCACCTATACCACGAACAACGAACTCGGCTTCGACTATTTGAGGGACAACATGGTCACATATAAGAAGGACCGGGTGCTCAGGGGACTGAACTATGCCATCATCGATGAGGTCGACTCGATCCTCATAGACGAAGCGCGTACACCGCTCATCATTTCGGGCAAGGCGGACCAGTCCAATACACAGTACATCCAGGCGAATGCATTCGTTAAAATGCTCAAGGAAGATGAGGATTTCACGTATGACGTCAAGACGAAGAACATCCAGCTCAATGATGAGGGGATGGAAAAGGCGGAGAAATGGTTTAAGGTGGAGAACCTATATGATGTGAAGCACGTGAACCTCCTGCACCACATCAACCAGGCATTGAAGGCGCACTTCTCCATGCAGCGCGACATCGACTATGTCGTGGAAGAGGAGAAGATCGTCATCGTCGACCAGTTCACCGGCCGTAAGATGAAGGGACGGCGCTTCTCGGATGGCCTGCACCAGGCGATAGAGGCGAAAGAAGGGGTGGACATCCAGAACGAATCCAAGACGATGGCCTCCATCACTTTCCAGAACTTCTTCAGGCAGTTCAATAAACTGTCGGGAATGACGGGTACGGCGAAAACCGAGGAAGAAGAATTCCTCAACATATACAATATGAAGGTCACCATGATCCCAACCAACAAACCGATTGCCAGAACCGACCGTACGGACAAGATCTATTCGACGAAGGAATACAAGTTCAAGCACGTCATCGATGAAGTAGTGGAAAGGTACCGCCAGGGCCAGCCGGTGCTCATCGGTACAGTCGCCGTCGAGACAAGCGAGTACATCTCGGAACTGCTGCGCAAGAAAGGCATCCGGCATAATGTGCTTAATGCGAAGAACCACGAAAGGGAAGCGGAGATCATTGCGAATGCAGGGAAGAAGGGCGCTGTGACGATCGCGACCAACATGGCTGGACGTGGGACGGACATCAAACTCGGTGAAGGCGTCAAAGAAGTCGGCGGGCTCGCAGTCATCGGTACTGAACGTCACGAGTCCCGGCGTATAGACGACCAGCTCCGTGGCCGTGCCGGACGTCAGGGGGATGTGGGTGTCAGTACATTCTACTTGTCACTTGAAGATGACCTGATGAGACGATTCGGTTCCGAACGCATGCAGAGCACGATGCAGCGTCTGGGCATGGCAGAGGAGGAACTGACCTCCAAAATGATCGCCAGGGCAGTCGAATCTGCACAGAAACGCGTCGAAGGGAACAACTTCGACTCCCGGAAGAAACTGCTTGAATATGATGATGTATTGAGGCGGCAGAGGGAGATCATCTACGAAGAAAGAAATGAGATCATCGACAAGGAAGATGTGCGCGAGCAGCTCATGGGGATGATTGAATCCTCCGTCGAACGTACGACGAACTATTATATACTTGAAGATGAGGAACTGAGGGACTACGAGCAGTTCATCAAGACGGTGGAAGACATGTACCTGACTGAAGCATCCATTGAAGTTGGAGATGTCAGGGGCAAGGAAAGTGAAGAAATCGTTCCACTGATCTTAGAAAAGATTGAGCATGAACTCGCTGAGAAGGAAGAGCGATTGGGTGCAGAGAAGATGAGGTTGTTCGAGCGCATGATGATGCTGCGGACGATCGACCAGAAGTGGGTCGAGCACATCGATAGCATGGATCAGCTCAGGACCGGAATACACCTCCGTTCCTACGGCCAGATCAATCCGCTCCGGGAGTACCAGAATGAAGGACTCCAGATGTTTGAGGATATGCTTGTATCCATCGAGGACGATACGGCAAAGTATGTGATGAAGACTGAAGTGAAGTCAGACGAGGAGATCCGGCGCGAGCAGGTCATCGATAAGGGTGAAATGCACGCAGGAGACAGCAAGGAGAAAGTGAAGAAAGGGCCGGTCAAGAAAGAAATGAAAGTCGGCCGCAACGATCCCTGCCCATGTGGTTCAGGGAAGAAATACAAAAATTGTCATGGCAAATAG